A genome region from Triticum aestivum cultivar Chinese Spring chromosome 2B, IWGSC CS RefSeq v2.1, whole genome shotgun sequence includes the following:
- the LOC123047418 gene encoding noroxomaritidine synthase 2-like — translation MSISFSQELLISTLAIILLPLMLYLRSSRSKNPSVLPINWPIVGVFPYLIANFHNLHDYLAVVLAGSGHNFRAHGPPGTGLRFFITCEPANVRHIFTTNHANFPKGAEFAAIFDIAGGSFFTTEGEPWRRQRARAQRVLSNPRLLACMTACCRDKVENGLLPVLMHMASTGTTFDLQDLTIRLVLDMTATPLFGVDPGLLSSDMPPMDAAVAMDTVMEVALFRHIVPTSGWKVMRRLNIGPERKLAAAHTVLRGFIEEMMERRKRKEHAGNEGAPSVDILSSYIDDPDYQQNDGLLHATLINYMIAGRDTIGTALTWVFYNLAQNPHVVSFIRHELSPIASQKAATGANNSSTMVIFEPEETKSLVYMRAAIHESLRLHPPVPIERKTAVAHDVMPSGHVVHAGDTLLISLHSMGRMEGVWGKDCREYNPDRWLSEDGKKLRYVPSYKFLSFSSGPRLCLGKDVSFMQMNTIVAAMVWNFDVEVVEGQRVQPKMSCVLQMKNGLMVKLKKREM, via the coding sequence ATGTCGATCTCGTTCTCGCAAGAGCTGCTCATCTCCACACTCGCCATCATTCTTCTTCCCCTGATGTTGTACCTCAGGTCTAGCAGATCAAAGAACCCATCAGTGCTCCCCATAAACTGGCCAATAGTGGGGGTGTTCCCTTACCTTATCGCCAACTTCCACAACCTGCACGACTacctcgccgtcgtcctcgccgGATCAGGCCACAACTTCAGGGCGCACGGCCCGCCTGGGACCGGGTTGCGGTTCTTCATCACATGCGAACCGGCCAACGTCCGGCACATCTTCACGACGAACCATGCAAACTTCCCCAAGGGCGCGGAGTTCGCCGCCATCTTTGACATCGCGGGTGGCAGCTTCTTCACCACCGAAGGCGAGCCCTGGCGTCGGCAGCGCGCAAGAGCCCAGAGAGTCTTGAGCAACCCACGGTTGCTTGCCTGTATGACCGCTTGCTGCCGCGACAAGGTGGAGAACGGCCTCCTCCCGGTGCTCATGCACATGGCGAGCACCGGGACCACGTTCGACCTGCAAGATTTGACAATAAGGCTCGTGCTCGACATGACCGCCACGCCTCTCTTTGGCGTGGACCCAGGCCTCCTGTCCTCGGACATGCCGCCCATGGACGCCGCGGTCGCCATGGACACGGTCATGGAGGTGGCCTTGTTCCGGCACATCGTGCCGACCTCTGGTTGGAAGGTGATGAGGCGGCTAAACATCGGCCCGGAAAGGAAGCTCGCCGCAGCACACACGGTTCTACGAGGGTTCATtgaggagatgatggagaggaggaagaggaaggaacATGCTGGTAATGAGGGAGCTCCTTCCGTGGACATCCTGTCTTCCTACATCGACGATCCAGACTACCAGCAGAACGATGGCTTGCTCCATGCGACGCTCATCAACTACATGATCGCCGGGAGGGACACGATCGGCACAGCTTTGACATGGGTCTTCTACAACCTCGCCCAGAACCCTCATGTCGTGTCGTTCATCCGCCACGAACTATCACCCATCGCATCACAGAAAGCAGCCACAGGCGCCAACAATAGCAGCACGATGGTGATCTTTGAACCGGAGGAGACAAAATCTCTCGTCTACATGAGAGCCGCCATACACGAGTCTCTCAGGTTGCACCCCCCGGTCCCCATCGAGCGTAAGACGGCGGTCGCCCACGACGTGATGCCGAGTGGCCATGTGGTACACGCCGGTGACACCTTATTAATTTCTCTCCACTCCATGGGGAGAATGGAAGGCGTGTGGGGGAAAGACTGCCGGGAGTATAACCCGGATAGATGGCTCTCAGAGGATGGCAAGAAACTGCGGTACGTGCCGTCTTACAAATTTTTGTCATTCAGCTCGGGCCCGAGGCTGTGCCTTGGCAAGGACGTCTCATTCATGCAGATGAATACTATTGTTGCGGCAATGGTGTGGAACTTTGATGTGGAAGTGGTTGAAGGGCAGAGAGTCCAGCCGAAGATGTCTTGTGTGCTGCAGATGAAAAATGGACTCATGGTGAAGTTGAAGAAGCGAGAAATGTAA